One Notolabrus celidotus isolate fNotCel1 chromosome 18, fNotCel1.pri, whole genome shotgun sequence DNA window includes the following coding sequences:
- the LOC117829575 gene encoding BTB/POZ domain-containing protein KCTD21-like codes for MLNLNSRVDNSNRNSLQDPVSLNVGGEIYTTTLGTLTRCQDSMLGAMFNGQIPVLRDNRGNVFIDRDGKVFRYILNYLRSSSLDLPDGFSELALLRREADFFQIRPLLEEIHQYEAKVPLSLRGGPLGAMIVVKVDSKVRVLHFNLRHGPENYELRTCSVRAFSVDLFCTWTAFLALLCEHFSYRTSQGVTSPHPCNPRQSRLKLDWVPRPEDLPQEQYDKQRYRGLTVSNPPEVNHSDDIMIRHWSPCEITDMQGFMEELLKVSLAEGFKVDLVIPDPAEVLCCSSLRLVKS; via the exons ATGCTGAATCTGAACTCACGGGTCGACAACAGCAACAGGAACTCTCTCCAGGACCCGGTGTCACTGAACGTAGGTGGAGAAATTTACACCACTACCCTGGGAACTCTGACACGCTGTCAGGACTCAATGCTGGGCGCTATGTTCAATGGACAGATCCCTGTGCTCAGGGATAACAGAGGAAACGTATTCATAGATCGTGATGGGAAAGTGTTCAGGTACATCCTGAATTACCTGCGCTCCAGCTCTCTGGACCTGCCGGATGGCTTTTCAGAACTGGCACTGCTACGGAGAGAGGCTGACTTCTTCCAGATACGCCCACTGCTGGAGGAGATTCACCAATATGAAGCAAAAGTGCCGCTCAGCCTCAGAGGGGGGCCGCTGGGAGCCATGATCGTGGTGAAGGTAGACTCCAag GTCCGAGTTCTCCACTTTAACTTACGCCACGGGCCAGAAAACTATGAGCTCCGCACATGCTCAGTGCGAGCCTTCTCAGTTGACCTCTTTTGCACCTGGACAGCCTTCCTGGCTCTGCTTTGCGAGCACTTCTCCTACAGAACATCTCAGGGGGTCACGAGCCCCCATCCGTGCAACCCCAGGCAGAGCAGGCTGAAGCTGGATTGGGTGCCAAGACCCGAGGACCTCCCACAGGAGCAGTATGACAAGCAGCGCTACCGAGGCCTGACTGTCTCTAACCCGCCTGAGGTCAACCACTCAGATGACATCATGATCCGGCACTGGAGCCCCTGCGAGATCACCGACATGCAGGGGTTTAtggaggagctgctgaaggTGTCTCTGGCTGAAGGATTCAAGGTTGATCTGGTGATTCCTGATCCAGCTGAAGTTCTTTGCTGTTCCTCTCTGCGGCTGGTCAAGTCCTGA